From a region of the Leptospira venezuelensis genome:
- a CDS encoding glutathione S-transferase family protein, whose translation MIKLHGYPISNYTNKVKLALLEKGLEFEEIRTPFSQDEEFLQKSPMGKIPYLEVDGKYLVESQAILEFLDDAYPNTKRLIPADPFEAAEVRTIISFIENYIDIPARRLYESIVEGKTISPETVELTRLSIQKGARALSRVAKFSPYIAGKKFTAADCSAFATFQIINDHIADWISPNPLFEIPGLQAYLDMMMQNPNAAKVDKPKSVVMKALKRLRK comes from the coding sequence ATGATAAAACTACACGGTTACCCGATCAGCAATTATACGAATAAGGTCAAATTGGCACTTTTGGAAAAAGGTTTGGAGTTCGAAGAAATCCGCACTCCTTTCTCTCAAGACGAGGAGTTCCTACAAAAAAGCCCAATGGGAAAAATCCCCTACTTAGAAGTAGATGGAAAGTATCTGGTGGAGTCCCAAGCAATTCTGGAATTTTTGGATGATGCCTATCCTAATACTAAACGTTTAATCCCGGCGGATCCATTCGAAGCAGCCGAAGTTAGAACGATTATATCATTCATAGAAAATTATATAGATATTCCAGCCCGCAGATTGTATGAATCAATTGTAGAAGGAAAAACAATCTCACCTGAAACTGTGGAACTCACCAGACTCTCCATTCAAAAGGGAGCAAGAGCGCTTTCCAGAGTGGCAAAATTTTCTCCTTATATAGCAGGGAAAAAATTCACTGCAGCAGACTGTTCTGCGTTTGCCACCTTTCAGATCATAAACGATCATATCGCAGATTGGATCTCTCCGAATCCACTTTTCGAAATTCCAGGATTACAAGCATATCTGGATATGATGATGCAAAATCCAAATGCAGCTAAAGTGGACAAGCCTAAGTCAGTCGTGATGAAAGCTTTAAAAAGACTCCGCAAATAG
- a CDS encoding M3 family metallopeptidase, with translation MSSSVLFKEFPQIALSAQKEKVREKIQNTKKVLEEVLQKKDVNYESIIRPLNNSMEELQEEFTVLSHLNSVKNSEETQEHYTEILPEITEFYTELGQNEELFKLYSQIYANEKLSLDRPKNKVLEDAILQFKLGGVGLPEDKKNRLQEIQLRLSDLSNQFSQNLLDSTNSFEMKIESEEDVKEIPESDKALYKNEDGTYTFTLQFPSYNCYMTYGSNRSKREELYKAYVTRAPGNGKILEEILALRDESAKLLGYKNYAESSLATKVADSPEQVLDFLQKIGKLAKPVAEKEISALKKFAETIGIPDFQAFDSAYVSEKLKKKDYDFDEELTRPYFEKNTVVKGTFSFLEKLLGLKFEKTNAPIWDPKTEVYHVKNGSEIIARLYLDLESRKDKQGGAWMNHWETRNRLSGKTILPSAFVVCNFPPSKDSAPSLLNHSDVVTFFHEMGHALHHLCAKIEEPPVSGINGVEWDAVEFPSQFLENFAYEPEVLDFFAFHYETGKPIPKELARKLKDTKNFLAAMGVVRQLEFGIFDIRIHLQKYSEGEVQNILDTVRKEVSVLFPPGYNKFQNGFGHIFSGGYAAGYYSYKWAELLAADAFFAFRSKGIFDADLALKYRTEVLEKGGSENAMVLFKRFLGRDPEPDALLKLYDLVA, from the coding sequence ATGAGTTCCTCAGTTCTATTCAAAGAATTTCCCCAAATTGCACTTTCTGCTCAAAAAGAGAAGGTGAGAGAAAAGATACAAAACACTAAGAAGGTTTTGGAAGAAGTTTTACAGAAGAAAGACGTAAATTACGAGTCCATAATACGTCCCCTAAATAATTCAATGGAAGAATTGCAGGAAGAGTTCACTGTACTTTCCCACCTAAATAGTGTTAAGAATAGTGAAGAAACCCAAGAACATTATACCGAAATCCTTCCAGAGATCACAGAATTTTATACTGAGCTCGGTCAAAACGAAGAATTATTCAAATTATACTCTCAAATTTATGCCAATGAGAAGTTGAGCTTAGACAGGCCTAAAAACAAAGTTTTAGAAGACGCAATCTTACAATTCAAACTAGGTGGAGTTGGACTTCCCGAAGATAAAAAAAATCGTCTACAAGAAATACAACTTAGGCTGTCGGATCTTTCTAATCAATTTTCTCAAAATCTTTTAGACTCTACAAATTCTTTCGAAATGAAAATCGAATCGGAAGAAGATGTAAAAGAAATCCCCGAATCAGACAAGGCATTATACAAAAACGAAGACGGGACTTATACATTCACTCTTCAATTTCCGAGTTATAATTGTTATATGACTTACGGAAGTAATCGTTCCAAAAGAGAAGAATTATATAAAGCATATGTAACTCGTGCCCCCGGGAACGGAAAAATATTAGAAGAGATCCTGGCTCTAAGAGATGAGTCTGCAAAATTACTCGGATATAAAAATTACGCAGAATCTTCTTTGGCCACTAAGGTAGCAGATTCTCCAGAGCAGGTATTGGACTTCCTACAGAAAATTGGAAAACTTGCAAAACCTGTAGCGGAGAAGGAAATCTCTGCACTCAAAAAGTTTGCGGAAACAATTGGCATTCCAGACTTCCAAGCATTTGACAGCGCTTATGTTTCGGAGAAGTTAAAGAAGAAGGACTATGATTTTGATGAAGAACTAACTCGTCCTTATTTCGAAAAGAATACTGTGGTAAAAGGAACCTTCTCCTTTTTGGAAAAACTCTTAGGATTAAAATTCGAAAAAACGAATGCTCCCATTTGGGATCCTAAAACAGAAGTTTATCATGTGAAAAACGGCTCGGAAATTATTGCAAGACTCTATCTGGACCTGGAATCTAGAAAAGACAAACAGGGCGGCGCCTGGATGAATCATTGGGAAACTAGAAATAGACTTTCCGGTAAAACGATCCTGCCTTCTGCATTCGTGGTTTGTAATTTTCCTCCTTCTAAGGATTCTGCTCCTTCTCTCTTAAATCATTCGGATGTAGTTACATTTTTCCATGAGATGGGACATGCACTCCATCATCTATGCGCAAAAATAGAAGAACCTCCTGTGAGCGGAATCAACGGAGTAGAATGGGACGCAGTGGAATTTCCTTCACAGTTTTTGGAAAATTTTGCTTATGAACCGGAAGTCTTAGACTTCTTCGCTTTCCATTATGAAACAGGAAAACCAATCCCTAAGGAACTCGCTCGAAAGTTAAAGGATACTAAAAACTTTTTGGCTGCAATGGGAGTAGTTCGACAGCTAGAATTCGGGATTTTTGATATAAGGATCCATCTGCAGAAATATTCGGAAGGGGAAGTGCAGAATATTCTGGATACCGTTCGAAAAGAAGTCAGCGTTCTTTTTCCTCCTGGATATAACAAGTTCCAGAACGGATTTGGGCATATTTTCTCAGGAGGATACGCAGCAGGATATTATAGCTATAAATGGGCGGAACTATTAGCAGCGGATGCTTTTTTTGCATTTAGATCCAAGGGAATTTTTGATGCTGATCTTGCTCTAAAATATAGAACCGAGGTTTTGGAAAAAGGAGGCTCCGAAAACGCGATGGTGCTATTTAAACGTTTTCTGGGAAGAGATCCTGAGCCAGATGCTTTATTAAAACTCTATGATTTAGTGGCCTGA
- a CDS encoding MaoC family dehydratase has translation MAKIPTSPFAELGPKTPVETGTVKRGIYGRYLEEFTEGAIFEHPRELTIDRSFAQEFATTFMEANPLYLSAPYAQAHGFKDLLVSPLMVFNIALSLGVQNDSEKALANLGYYDVQFLKPVYPGDTLSAKTKINKIDDKGADKPGIVHVRTICLNQNKELVLQYERKIMIYHSNGKPKGTPKPVIKDAFFPETDSPVIELPELKFPKGFETATWTDTYFENFAAGQIYIHQNGRTITDEHFPWTYRVGNTHPLHYDKLYSSGISGPMGGEPVVYGGLVFAWLCGLSSRDVTENVIWDLGFTEGYHTQPSFSGDTVTAITRVLSVTDRGTEFGIPAGEVHLQFIGLKNIKANDAFEKFGADLFLKENDKKKHGKEKLPEKIFEIERKILVKKK, from the coding sequence ATGGCTAAAATCCCTACTTCCCCCTTCGCGGAACTAGGTCCTAAAACTCCGGTGGAAACCGGAACCGTAAAACGGGGCATTTACGGTAGATATCTGGAAGAATTTACGGAAGGTGCAATTTTCGAACATCCAAGAGAACTGACAATCGATCGTTCTTTTGCACAAGAGTTTGCTACCACATTTATGGAAGCAAATCCACTTTATCTTTCCGCTCCTTACGCACAAGCTCACGGATTTAAGGATCTATTGGTTTCTCCTTTGATGGTGTTCAACATAGCACTTTCTTTGGGAGTTCAAAACGATTCTGAAAAAGCACTCGCAAACCTTGGATACTATGACGTTCAATTCTTGAAACCTGTATATCCAGGAGATACACTTTCCGCTAAAACCAAAATTAACAAAATTGATGATAAGGGAGCAGATAAACCAGGTATCGTTCATGTTCGTACAATCTGTTTGAACCAAAACAAAGAATTAGTTCTTCAATACGAAAGAAAGATCATGATCTATCACTCTAATGGAAAACCGAAAGGAACTCCGAAACCAGTGATCAAAGATGCGTTCTTCCCTGAGACAGATAGTCCAGTGATCGAACTTCCTGAGCTAAAATTTCCAAAAGGTTTCGAAACTGCTACCTGGACAGATACTTATTTCGAAAATTTTGCAGCTGGTCAGATCTATATCCACCAAAACGGAAGAACAATCACTGACGAACATTTCCCTTGGACTTACAGAGTTGGAAACACTCATCCACTTCATTACGATAAACTTTACTCTTCTGGAATCTCCGGACCAATGGGTGGAGAGCCTGTCGTTTATGGTGGACTCGTATTCGCATGGTTATGCGGACTTTCTTCCAGAGATGTAACTGAAAATGTAATTTGGGACCTTGGATTCACCGAAGGATATCATACTCAACCTTCCTTCAGCGGAGACACTGTGACTGCGATCACTAGAGTTCTTTCTGTAACAGATAGAGGAACCGAATTCGGAATCCCTGCAGGAGAAGTTCATCTTCAGTTCATCGGTCTGAAAAACATCAAAGCAAATGATGCTTTCGAAAAATTCGGAGCGGATCTATTCTTAAAAGAGAACGATAAGAAAAAACACGGGAAAGAAAAACTTCCTGAGAAAATTTTCGAAATCGAAAGAAAGATTTTAGTTAAGAAGAAGTAA
- a CDS encoding SDR family NAD(P)-dependent oxidoreductase: MKKTALITGASVGIGYEISKLAAKDGYDLILVARNLKTLNSVKKEMESLGANVEILSADLSDPKSPKKIYDFAKKKKAIVDLLVNNAGFGTNGKFHSLDLKEELDLIQVNVTSLVELTHLFLKDMRERHSGKILNVASTAAFQPGPMMTNYYASKAYVLFFSEGLAEEVRKDGINVTCLCPGPTKTEFFKRAEMDKSAILNSSLVPKADAAYVAKVGYQGVKAGKAVVISGVANKVMAQSIRISPRFLVRKLAKFLNTVN, encoded by the coding sequence ATGAAAAAAACAGCATTAATTACCGGAGCAAGCGTGGGCATCGGTTATGAAATTTCGAAATTAGCCGCTAAAGATGGTTACGATCTAATACTCGTAGCAAGAAATCTCAAAACCCTAAACTCAGTAAAAAAGGAAATGGAAAGTTTAGGCGCGAATGTAGAAATCCTTTCCGCAGATTTATCCGATCCAAAGTCTCCCAAAAAGATTTACGACTTCGCCAAAAAGAAAAAAGCGATCGTAGATCTTTTAGTAAATAATGCAGGCTTTGGGACAAACGGAAAATTCCATTCTTTGGATTTGAAAGAAGAATTGGATCTCATCCAAGTCAATGTGACTTCGCTTGTGGAATTAACTCATCTGTTCTTAAAGGACATGAGAGAAAGACATTCAGGAAAAATTTTAAATGTGGCTTCTACTGCTGCCTTCCAGCCTGGACCTATGATGACGAATTATTATGCATCCAAAGCTTACGTTCTATTTTTCTCAGAAGGACTTGCGGAAGAAGTTCGTAAAGACGGGATCAATGTTACCTGTCTTTGTCCAGGTCCAACTAAAACTGAATTTTTCAAAAGAGCAGAAATGGACAAGTCTGCGATCTTAAATAGTAGTCTTGTTCCGAAAGCAGATGCGGCTTATGTTGCCAAGGTCGGTTACCAGGGTGTGAAGGCAGGTAAGGCTGTTGTGATCTCCGGAGTGGCAAACAAGGTAATGGCACAATCTATCAGGATCAGCCCTAGGTTCCTCGTCCGTAAATTAGCAAAATTCTTAAATACAGTAAATTAA
- a CDS encoding sterol desaturase family protein has product MQETILDKAVPFFLGLAVIEFIWGRKKSVYRWNDSVSDLATGILYSFTGVIITLGAILLYDKIRIYYSVQTLFNLGEFPSSSPLIRTAEGWQFNLESFLAWTFVLLAVDFIYYWFHRATHEIHFLWACHVTHHSSEEFNLTVALRQSMFQRIFEYAFNLPLALLGIPWWMFFICHGILKIYQFWVHTRLIGKLGWMEKVLLTPSHHRVHHGRDPEYLDKNHGGILILWDRWFGTYAEEKKEPIYGLTEPLPTFNPIWANLHVYISLWNLVKVTPNWKDKLLLLIKKPDWRPDSLGGEKKVPEINRTTYTKFDPIISNSRKVYGVLQFILLAGLSVYLLKLIKLGKMSLVLYSVFGVWFFFAFLSLGLVWNGRTKMEKWEVLKFVLLGVLVWNLK; this is encoded by the coding sequence ATGCAAGAAACGATTTTGGACAAGGCGGTTCCTTTTTTCCTGGGACTGGCCGTGATAGAATTTATTTGGGGAAGAAAAAAATCAGTTTATAGATGGAATGATTCTGTTTCTGATCTGGCAACTGGAATTTTATACTCTTTTACCGGAGTCATAATCACTTTAGGGGCCATTCTTCTATATGATAAAATTAGAATATACTATTCAGTCCAAACTCTTTTCAATCTAGGCGAATTTCCATCTTCTTCTCCGCTGATAAGAACTGCGGAGGGTTGGCAATTTAACCTAGAATCGTTTCTTGCATGGACATTCGTCTTGCTTGCAGTAGATTTTATTTATTATTGGTTTCATAGGGCAACTCATGAGATCCATTTTTTGTGGGCCTGTCATGTTACCCATCATTCCAGCGAAGAATTTAATCTAACTGTGGCACTTCGCCAATCCATGTTCCAAAGGATTTTTGAATATGCTTTCAATCTTCCTTTGGCTTTGCTCGGAATTCCTTGGTGGATGTTCTTTATTTGTCATGGGATTTTGAAGATTTATCAATTCTGGGTCCATACTCGATTGATCGGTAAGCTGGGCTGGATGGAAAAAGTGCTTTTAACTCCTTCTCACCATAGAGTCCATCATGGGCGTGATCCTGAATATTTAGATAAGAATCACGGAGGTATACTCATACTCTGGGATCGTTGGTTTGGAACATACGCGGAAGAGAAGAAGGAGCCGATCTACGGATTAACGGAACCTCTTCCTACATTCAATCCTATCTGGGCAAATTTGCATGTGTACATTTCTCTTTGGAATTTAGTGAAGGTTACTCCTAACTGGAAAGATAAACTTCTTCTTCTAATCAAAAAGCCTGACTGGAGACCAGATTCACTTGGAGGAGAGAAGAAGGTCCCTGAAATAAACAGGACCACTTATACAAAATTCGATCCGATCATTTCTAATTCCAGAAAAGTATATGGAGTTTTGCAGTTTATTCTTCTTGCTGGACTTTCCGTATATCTATTGAAGCTTATAAAATTGGGAAAGATGTCTTTGGTTTTATATTCAGTCTTTGGAGTTTGGTTTTTCTTTGCATTTTTAAGTTTAGGCCTTGTATGGAACGGAAGAACTAAAATGGAAAAATGGGAAGTTCTGAAGTTCGTATTGTTAGGTGTTCTAGTTTGGAATCTAAAATAA
- the lsa23 gene encoding surface adhesion protein Lsa23, translating to MKSYLLIPLFFLYLSCSSPPLPVFQTMEGICPKLDLFVLSQPEIDVQTGNDLVGIYCKANITPIGFEWEISLVFRDEIHPSTWKDFFYRIYRRIRYGRTYDIESFIVRLEPDAKTFQLELKNVYSGEQIFQEDPVVHKDRILSSTLLENRNSLPILYVNTWNHMFGEKDNNPELTKQEIQISEFRFGSRSQLDGYFGTY from the coding sequence ATGAAATCTTATCTTCTTATACCTCTATTCTTTCTTTATTTGAGCTGCTCGAGTCCCCCCTTGCCCGTATTCCAAACTATGGAAGGCATCTGTCCCAAGTTGGATCTATTCGTTTTATCACAGCCTGAGATAGATGTACAGACGGGGAATGATCTGGTAGGGATCTATTGTAAGGCAAATATCACTCCTATTGGATTTGAATGGGAGATTAGCCTGGTTTTCAGAGATGAGATCCATCCAAGCACTTGGAAGGATTTTTTTTACAGGATTTACAGAAGGATCCGTTATGGTAGGACCTACGACATTGAATCATTTATAGTCAGACTGGAACCTGATGCCAAAACTTTTCAATTGGAACTGAAGAATGTTTATTCAGGAGAGCAGATTTTCCAAGAAGACCCAGTCGTTCACAAGGATAGAATACTTTCTTCTACACTTTTGGAAAATCGAAACTCATTGCCGATTCTTTATGTAAACACTTGGAATCATATGTTTGGGGAGAAGGACAATAATCCAGAGCTCACGAAACAAGAGATCCAAATTTCCGAGTTTCGTTTCGGATCCAGAAGCCAACTAGACGGGTATTTCGGGACTTATTGA